CGATGTCCGGTAGCTCCGCGATGTCGGCCACAGGTATCTCCTCGTTCACGATCGGCGAGTCGTAGTCACCGCCACCACCTCCGCCACAGCCGCACGTGAAGACCAGCGCCGTCAGGACGGCCGCTGCGCGCCGCCGGAAGTGGGGCACCCTCGATTCCCTCACCGCACCAACCTGTCCTCTCCGCTCCTGGTCGCGACGTCTCCCAGATCCGCGGCGATCACCGCGAGGTTGTATGCCGGTGTCCGCAGGATCTTCTCCCCGCTGGGCAACTCGACCGGACGGGGGTAGTCGGCGTGCGAGTCGGCGCCCTGACGAGAAACGCCGTCCGGCGTGGTCGCGGCACCGGCCGACAGTTGCTCGAGCGGCAGCGTCAAGGGGTTGGGACCGAACGCGCCGAGGTCTCCGGCCGACGGCAACGGAATGGGACCCCACTTCGGATCCCCCGATATCGGGTCACCGGGGGCCGACATCACATAGGCGTGCCCGTCCGCGAGGTAGAGATCGGACTCGTCCCGGATCGGTGGGTGGGTCTCGATCGGCACACCCTGGGCGTTGTGGTGCGTCACGCTGTCGTTGGTGAACCCGAGGCCGGGTGAGCCGTAGAACGCCGCATCGTCGACGACGCCGGGCTGGCCGAGTTCGTTGAGCGCCTGTGCGGTCGTCAGCGAGCCGTAGGAGTGGCCGAACGCTGACAGGTGCACATCCGAACCGTTCTCGTTGGTGGCGTTGATCCCCCGGTAGAACTCGGCGAGATCGGGCGCCGCCTCGTTGGCCCGGCTGTCGAATCCGGCCTCGAGCACCGAGATGTCGTCCTTGTCGGGCGGCTCGTAGCCCAGCCAGGCGATCGCGGAGACCTGCTCACCTTGTCGCCCCGCCAGCGCGAGCTGATTCTGTGTCTCGGAGCGCAGGGCGCTGGCCTCGTTGACCATTCCGGGCAGGCTCTCCGGTGTCGTGCCCACTCCGGGGGTGGTGACGGCGACGTGCTGGGCTTCGTCCGGATTCCCCACGGCGATGGCCGCCCGGGGTTCGCGGCCCTCGGGAAACTCCAGCAGCATCAGGTACTTGTTCGGGTCGTCCTTTCCGTCGGCCGAAAGCGCTTCCTTCATCGCTTTCAGGTCCGCCAAGCGGGCGTTACGGTCCGCCACCATCTGGTTGTAGTCCTGCACGTGACCGTAGGCCCGGCGGTCCAGCGGCACACCCTTGTCCTTCAGGTACTGCTGCAGGGTGGGTGTCGAGTCGACGTCGCGCTGCGCTTCGTCGAGCTGCCGGTCCAGCGTGGCCTTGTTCACTTCACTGCGTACCGCTACCGGGACACCGTCGCGGTTGGCGACCCATTCGGGATGCTCGGCCACGACTTTGCGCTGCTCCTCTACCGACAACGCTTCCCACCAGGCGTTGACGTCGTTGGGTGCGACGCCGTCGCCCTCCGGCGGGTACGGCGCGGACAACCCGGAGTGATCGCGGCCCATCTGGTGCGCGCCGGCGAAGTCGGTGGCGCCATTGGCGGTGACGTCGCCCTCGGCCAGGTTCGCGAACACCTCGGCGCAGTCGGCGTCCACGTCCTGGCCCTGATGAATGAGTGCCTTCGCCCGCGACTCGAGGTCGTCGGCGATCGGCTGTAACTCGTCGTGCATGTCGGCGGGCGCGGTAATCGTGACGTCGCCGTTGTCGGCGAGCGTGAGCAGCCCGCCCTGCGCTGCGACGTCGGCACGCAGGGCGGCGAGCTCGGATTGCAGTTCCGCCACCGCGGCGGAGGTCTCCTCGGCCAGCTGGGCCACCGCGCCGATCACCGCGACGTCGTCGAGCACCTTGCCTTTGCTCTCGTGGATCTTGCCGCGGGCGGCGTCTGCGGCCGGAGAGTCCCAGCCGGGTAATCGGGAGATCATCTCGAGGTCGGACGTGACACCCTCGATGTTCTCGAGTTCGGCACCGAGCTCGAAGGAGATGGACTGCAGCGCGCCGACATTCCAGGTGTCGATATCGCTCAGCTGCATGTACCAACCCCCCAGCGCCGATCATCAGGTTACCGTCGAGCCCCGCATGGCGTGCGCACCACTTTGCGGCTGCGCTGACCCGCCGGACCGAAGCGGTACCCTCGTCACGATGTTGCAGACCACGACCAGGCGGCTCACCGGTTGGGCCCGTACCGCGCCCACCGTGGCGCAGGTGCTGTCGACGCCCGACCCCGAGGTGATCGTCAACGCCGTCGCGCGGGTCGCCGACGATCCGCAACGCGGGATCATCGCCCGCGGACTGGGCCGGTCCTACGGGGACAACGCCCAGAACGGCGGCGGCCTCGTCGTCGACATGACCGCGCTCAACCGCATCCACACCATGGACAGCGACAGCCATCTCGTGGACGTCGACGCCGGGGTCAACCTCGACCAGCTGATGCGGGCGGCACTGCCGCTAGGACTGTGGGTTCCGGTGTTGCCCGGCACCCGCCAGGTCACCGTCGGCGGCGCGATCGCGTGCGACATCCACGGGAAGAACCACCACAGCGCGGGCAGCTTCGGCAACCACGTCCGCTCGATGGACCTGCTCACCGCCGACGGCACCGTGCGCACCATCAAACCGCGGGGCAAGGACGCCGACCTCTTCTGGGCGACCGTCGGGGGCAACGGGTTGACCGGCATCATCCTGCGCGCCACCATCGCGATGACGCCGACGGAGACCGCCTACTTCATCGCCGACGGCGACGTCACCGCCGACCTCGACGAGACCATCGCTTTCCACAGCGACGGCAGCGAGGCGAACTACTCCTACTCCAGCGCCTGGTTCGACGCGATCAGCCCGCCGCCCAAACTCGGCCGTGCCGCCATCTCCCGCGGCTCGCTGGCCACCCTCGACCAGCTGCCCAGGAAGCTGCAACGCAATCCACTGAAATTCGATGCGCCGCAACTGCTCACGTTCCCCGACGTGTTTCCCAACGGGCTGGCGAACAAGTGGACGTTCGGACCGATCGGCGAGCTGTGGTACCGCAAATCGGGCACCTACCGCGGTAAGGTCCAGAACCTGACGCAGTTCTACCACCCGCTCGACATGTTCGGGGAGTGGAACCGTGCCTACGGCAGCGACGGGTTCCTGCAGTACCAGTTCGTGGTGCCCACCGAGGCCGTCGACGAATTCAAGGCCATCCTCGTCGACATCCAGCGCTCCGGCCACTACTCGTTCCTCAACGTGTTCAAACTGTTCGGCCCCGGAAACAAAGCGCCGCTGAGCTTTCCGATCCCCGGCTGGAACGTCTGCGTCGACTTCCCGATCAAACCCGGGCTCGGTGAGTTCATCAGCGGACTCGACCACCGGGTGCTGCGGTTCGGCGGGCGGCTCTACACCGCCAAGGACTCCCGCACCACCGCCGACACCTTCCACGCCATGTACCCGCGCATCGACGAGTGGATCGCCGTGCGCCGTCGGGTCGACCCCGACGGGGTGTTCGCCTCGGACATGGCCCGACGTTTGGAGCTGCTCTGAATGGTGCGCACACATGCTTGACGCCGTAGGTAACCCCCAGACCATCCTGCTGCTCGGCGGGACCTCGGAGATCGGGTTGGCGATCTGCGAGCGCTACCTGCGCGACGCGCCCGCCCGCATCGTGCTCGCCGCGCTGCCCGACGATCCCGGCCGCGACGCCGCCGTCGCTCAGATGCGCAGCGCGGGAGCCAAATCCGTCGAGGTCATCGACTTCGACGCGGTGGACACCGCGAGCCACCCCGATGTGATCGACCGGGCGTGCGAAGCCGGCGCCCGCGACATCGACGTGGCGATCGTCGCGTTCGGGCTGCTCGGTGACGCCGAGGAGCTGTGGCAGAACCAGCGCAAAGCCGTGCAGATCGCCGAGATCAACTACACCGCGGCGGTTTCGGTCGGCGTGCTGCTCGGCGAGAAGATGCGCGAACAGGGCTTCGGTCAGATCATCGCGATGAGCTCGGCTGCCGGTGAGCGCGTGCGGCGGTCGAACTTCGTCTACGGGTCCACCAAGGCCGGGCTCGACGGTTTCTATCTCGGACTCGGAGAAGCGCTGCGCGAGTACGGCGTTCACGTCCTCGTCATCCGCCCCGGTCAGGTGCGGACCCGGATGAGCGCCCACGTCAAGGAAGCGCCGCTGACCGTGGACAAGGAATACGTCGCCGAACTGGCGGTGACCGCGTCGGCCAAGGGTAAGGATCTGGTCTGGGCGCCGGGGGCGTTCCGCTACGTGATGATGGTGCTGCGCCACATTCCGCGGCCCATCTTCCGCAAGCTGCCCATCTAACCCGGTGGGCACGAACTCGCTGGCCGCCCCGTTGAAAGTCGCGGGCCGGATGGTGGTGGCGGCGCTGATCGCCGCCGCCGTCGCGGTCGTGGCCCTCGCGGCGATCGCGCGGGTCGAGTGGCCGGCCTACAACTCGTCGAATCAACTGCACGCGCTGACCACCGTCGGCCAATTCGGCGCTCTGGCAGGGCTGTTCGCGGCGGCGTGGGCGCACCAGCGCGGCAGGCGCCTGCTGGCGCACGCGGCGTCGACGGTGTTCCTGTCCGCGTTCGCCGTCGTGACCCTGGCGATGCCGCTGGGCGCCACCAAGCTCTACCTGTTCGGCATCTCGGTGGACCAGCAGTTCCGCACCGAATACCTGACCCGCTTCGCCGACACCGCGGCGCTGCACGACATGACCTACTACGGGTTGCCGCCGTTCTATCCGCCCGGGTGGTTCTGGCTCGGCGGACGGCTCGCCGCGCTGACCGGCACACCCGCGTGGGAGATGTTCAAACCCTGGGCGATCATCTCGATCGCGATCTCCGTCGTCCTCGCATATGTGTTGTGGACGGCGATGATCCGGTTTCGGTACGCGCTGATCGTCACCACCGCGACCGCCGCGGTGATGCTGGCCTACTCGCCGGCCGAACCGTATGCCGCGATCGTCGCGGTGCTGCTGCCGCCGGTGTTCGTCCTGGCATGGTCGGGGTTGCGGGCCGGGAGCCGGCACGGCGGGCAGGAGCGACGGGGGTACCTCCCGCTTGCGGGGGCCGACTCGGGGATCGGGCACGCCGGGTGGGGCGCGATCGTCGGCGTCGGGGTGTTTCTCGGGGTGGCGGCCCTGTTCTACACACTGCTGTTGGGTTATGCGGCGTTCACGCTGGTGCTCATGGGGCTGACGGTCGCCGTCGCCCGCCGAACGATCGAACCACTGCTACGGCTCCTGGTGATCGCGGTGATTTCCGGCGCGATCGCGTTGATCGGCTGGGGTCCCTACCTTCTGGCGGCGGCGAAAGGCACACCCGCCGACACCGGCACCGCCCAGCACTACCTGCCCGCCGACGGCGCTCAGCTGTCCTTCCCGATGCTCAGCTTCACGCTGCTCGGCGCGCTGTGCCTGGTCGGCACGGTCTGGCTGGTCGTGCGCGCCCGCACCTCCACCCGGGCCGGGGCGCTGGCCATCGCCGTGCTCGCGGTCTACGCGTGGTCGCTGCTGTCGATGCTCACCACGCTGGCGGGCACCACGCTGCTGTCGTTCCGGCTGCAGCCGACGCTGGTGATCCTGCTGTCCGCCGCCGGGGTGTTCGGGTTCGTCGAGGCGGCGCGCGGGCTGGCCGAGAACTTCTCCAGCCGACGGCTGCTGGTGGCCGCGGGTGCCGTCGGCACGATCGGGGCGCTCACCTTCAGCCAGGACATCCCCGACGTGCTCCGCCCGGACATCGCCGTGGCCTACAGCGACACCGACGGCTACGGGCAGCGCGCCGACCGCAGGCCGCCCGGCTCCGAACGCTACTACCGCGAGATCGACGCGGCGATCCTCGACGCGACCGGCCGTCCCCGCAACGAGACGATCGTGCTGACCGCCGACTACAGCTTCCTGTCCTACTACCCGTACTACGGATTCCAGGGTCTGACGTCGCACTACGCCAACCCCCTCGCGCAGTTCGACGAGCGGGCGAAGGCCATCGAGAGCTGGCGGACCCTCGGTGACGCCGACCAGTTCGTGGCGGCGCTGGACGGCATGCCGTGGGATCCGCCGACGGTGTTCCTGATGCGCCGTGGCGCCGAGGACACCTACACCCTGCGGCTGGCCTCCGACGTCTACCCCAACCACCCGAACGTGCGGCGCTATCAGGTGAAGCTCGACGCGGCACTGTTCGACGACCCGCGCTTCGAGGTTTCCGACATCGGTCCGTTCGTGTTGGCGATCAGAGTCGATGACTGACGCCCAGGCCGGGCCGTTAACATCTAGGCCCGTGAACTCTGGGGTTGCGGTCGGGAGCAACCACCGGACGGCGCGCCTCATCGCCATCGTCGCGGGACTGCTCGGCGCGGCGATGGCGCTGGCCACCCCGCTGCTGCCGGTGAAGCAGACGACCGCGGAGCTGAACTGGCCGCAGGACGGCGTCCTGCGCAGCGTCGACGCCCCACTGATCGGCTACGTCGCCACCGATCTGACGATCACCGTGCCGTGCCGGGCGGCGGCCGGGCTGGCCGGACCCGCGAACACCGGACGCACCGTCCTGCTGTCCACCGTGCCCAAACAGGCGCCCAAGGCCGTCGACCGGGGTCTGCTCATCGAGCGGGTGAACAACGACCTGCTGGTCATCGTCCGCAATACGCCGGTGGTGTCGGCGCCGCTGGACGAAGTGCTCAGCCCGCAGTGCCGGCAGTTGGTGTTCACCGCCCACGCCGACAAGGTCACCGGCGAATTCGTCGGCCTCACCCAGGGCCCCGACGACGTGGAACCGGGAGAGGACCCCGGCCAACCGCTGCGCGGCGAACGCAGCGGCTACGACTTCCGGCCGCAGATCGTCGGCGTCTTCACCGACCTGACCGGGCCCGCCCCGCCCGGTCTGCAGTTCTCGGCCACCGTCGACTCCCGCTACAGCAGTACGCCCACCCTGCTCAAGCTGCTGGTGATGTTCGCGGGCGTCGCGCTGACCGTCATCGCGCTCGGTGCGCTGCACGTCCTCGACACCGACGACGGGATGCGCCACCGCCGGTTCCTCCCGTCGCGCTGGTGGTCGATGACCCCGCTGGACGGTGTGGTCACCGCCGTGCTGGTGTGGTGGCACTTCGTCGGCGCCAACACCGCCGACGACGGCTACATCCTGACCATGGCCCGGGTGTCCGAACAGTCCGGCTACATGGCCAACTACTACCGCTGGTTCGGCACACCGGAAGCCCCGTTCGGCTGGTACTACGACCTGCTCGCGCTGTGGTCGCACGTCAGCACCGCCAGCGTGTGGATGCGGCTGCCGACCCTGCTGATGGCGCTGGCCTGCTGGTGGTTGATCAGCCGGGAGGTGATCCCGCGCCTCGGACACGCGGTGAAGGTCAACCGCGCGGCGGCGTGGACGGCGGCGGGCATGTTCCTGGCGGTCTGGCTGCCACTCAACAACGGTCTGCGGCCCGAGCCGATCATCGCGCTGGGCATCCTGCTGACCTGGTGCTCGGTGGAGCGCGGGGTGGCCACCAGCCGGCTGCTGCCGGTCGCGATCGCGGTCATCATCGGCGCGCTCACCCTGTTCTCCGGGCCGACCGGCATCGCCGCCGTCGGCGCCCTGCTGGTCGCCGTCGGGCCACTGAAGACGATCGTGGCGCGGCATGTCGCGCGGTTCGGCTACCTGGCCCTGCTGGCGCCGATCCTGGCCGCGGGCACCGTCACCGCGATCCTGATCTTCCGCGACCAGACCCTGGTCGGCGAACTGCAGGCCAGCGCCTTCAAGAGTGCGGTCGGGCCGAGCCTGAGCTGGTTCGACGAGCACATCCGCTACGAGCGGCTCTTCACCACCAGCCCCGACGGCTCGGTGGCGCGGCGTTTCGCGGTGCTGACCCTGCTGCTCGCGCTGGCCGTGTCCGTGGCGATGACGCTGCGCAAGGGCCGCATCCCCGGCACCGCGGCAGGGCCGAGCCGGCGGATCATCGGTATCACGATCATCTCGTTCTTCGCGATGATGTTCACCCCCACCAAGTGGACCCACCACTTCGGTGTGTTCGCCGGGCTCGCGGGGTCCCTCGGC
Above is a window of Mycolicibacterium baixiangningiae DNA encoding:
- a CDS encoding alpha/beta hydrolase — protein: MQLSDIDTWNVGALQSISFELGAELENIEGVTSDLEMISRLPGWDSPAADAARGKIHESKGKVLDDVAVIGAVAQLAEETSAAVAELQSELAALRADVAAQGGLLTLADNGDVTITAPADMHDELQPIADDLESRAKALIHQGQDVDADCAEVFANLAEGDVTANGATDFAGAHQMGRDHSGLSAPYPPEGDGVAPNDVNAWWEALSVEEQRKVVAEHPEWVANRDGVPVAVRSEVNKATLDRQLDEAQRDVDSTPTLQQYLKDKGVPLDRRAYGHVQDYNQMVADRNARLADLKAMKEALSADGKDDPNKYLMLLEFPEGREPRAAIAVGNPDEAQHVAVTTPGVGTTPESLPGMVNEASALRSETQNQLALAGRQGEQVSAIAWLGYEPPDKDDISVLEAGFDSRANEAAPDLAEFYRGINATNENGSDVHLSAFGHSYGSLTTAQALNELGQPGVVDDAAFYGSPGLGFTNDSVTHHNAQGVPIETHPPIRDESDLYLADGHAYVMSAPGDPISGDPKWGPIPLPSAGDLGAFGPNPLTLPLEQLSAGAATTPDGVSRQGADSHADYPRPVELPSGEKILRTPAYNLAVIAADLGDVATRSGEDRLVR
- a CDS encoding FAD-binding oxidoreductase, whose amino-acid sequence is MLQTTTRRLTGWARTAPTVAQVLSTPDPEVIVNAVARVADDPQRGIIARGLGRSYGDNAQNGGGLVVDMTALNRIHTMDSDSHLVDVDAGVNLDQLMRAALPLGLWVPVLPGTRQVTVGGAIACDIHGKNHHSAGSFGNHVRSMDLLTADGTVRTIKPRGKDADLFWATVGGNGLTGIILRATIAMTPTETAYFIADGDVTADLDETIAFHSDGSEANYSYSSAWFDAISPPPKLGRAAISRGSLATLDQLPRKLQRNPLKFDAPQLLTFPDVFPNGLANKWTFGPIGELWYRKSGTYRGKVQNLTQFYHPLDMFGEWNRAYGSDGFLQYQFVVPTEAVDEFKAILVDIQRSGHYSFLNVFKLFGPGNKAPLSFPIPGWNVCVDFPIKPGLGEFISGLDHRVLRFGGRLYTAKDSRTTADTFHAMYPRIDEWIAVRRRVDPDGVFASDMARRLELL
- a CDS encoding decaprenylphospho-beta-D-erythro-pentofuranosid-2-ulose 2-reductase is translated as MLDAVGNPQTILLLGGTSEIGLAICERYLRDAPARIVLAALPDDPGRDAAVAQMRSAGAKSVEVIDFDAVDTASHPDVIDRACEAGARDIDVAIVAFGLLGDAEELWQNQRKAVQIAEINYTAAVSVGVLLGEKMREQGFGQIIAMSSAAGERVRRSNFVYGSTKAGLDGFYLGLGEALREYGVHVLVIRPGQVRTRMSAHVKEAPLTVDKEYVAELAVTASAKGKDLVWAPGAFRYVMMVLRHIPRPIFRKLPI
- a CDS encoding galactan 5-O-arabinofuranosyltransferase — translated: MVVAALIAAAVAVVALAAIARVEWPAYNSSNQLHALTTVGQFGALAGLFAAAWAHQRGRRLLAHAASTVFLSAFAVVTLAMPLGATKLYLFGISVDQQFRTEYLTRFADTAALHDMTYYGLPPFYPPGWFWLGGRLAALTGTPAWEMFKPWAIISIAISVVLAYVLWTAMIRFRYALIVTTATAAVMLAYSPAEPYAAIVAVLLPPVFVLAWSGLRAGSRHGGQERRGYLPLAGADSGIGHAGWGAIVGVGVFLGVAALFYTLLLGYAAFTLVLMGLTVAVARRTIEPLLRLLVIAVISGAIALIGWGPYLLAAAKGTPADTGTAQHYLPADGAQLSFPMLSFTLLGALCLVGTVWLVVRARTSTRAGALAIAVLAVYAWSLLSMLTTLAGTTLLSFRLQPTLVILLSAAGVFGFVEAARGLAENFSSRRLLVAAGAVGTIGALTFSQDIPDVLRPDIAVAYSDTDGYGQRADRRPPGSERYYREIDAAILDATGRPRNETIVLTADYSFLSYYPYYGFQGLTSHYANPLAQFDERAKAIESWRTLGDADQFVAALDGMPWDPPTVFLMRRGAEDTYTLRLASDVYPNHPNVRRYQVKLDAALFDDPRFEVSDIGPFVLAIRVDD
- a CDS encoding arabinosyltransferase domain-containing protein translates to MTDAQAGPLTSRPVNSGVAVGSNHRTARLIAIVAGLLGAAMALATPLLPVKQTTAELNWPQDGVLRSVDAPLIGYVATDLTITVPCRAAAGLAGPANTGRTVLLSTVPKQAPKAVDRGLLIERVNNDLLVIVRNTPVVSAPLDEVLSPQCRQLVFTAHADKVTGEFVGLTQGPDDVEPGEDPGQPLRGERSGYDFRPQIVGVFTDLTGPAPPGLQFSATVDSRYSSTPTLLKLLVMFAGVALTVIALGALHVLDTDDGMRHRRFLPSRWWSMTPLDGVVTAVLVWWHFVGANTADDGYILTMARVSEQSGYMANYYRWFGTPEAPFGWYYDLLALWSHVSTASVWMRLPTLLMALACWWLISREVIPRLGHAVKVNRAAAWTAAGMFLAVWLPLNNGLRPEPIIALGILLTWCSVERGVATSRLLPVAIAVIIGALTLFSGPTGIAAVGALLVAVGPLKTIVARHVARFGYLALLAPILAAGTVTAILIFRDQTLVGELQASAFKSAVGPSLSWFDEHIRYERLFTTSPDGSVARRFAVLTLLLALAVSVAMTLRKGRIPGTAAGPSRRIIGITIISFFAMMFTPTKWTHHFGVFAGLAGSLGALAAVAVMAVAMKSRRNRAMFAATVLFVAALSFATVNGWWYVSNFGVPWSNSFPEYKFGFTTLLLGLSVLALLVAAWFHFSGRDTSPDDDGRWRWRRIVQSPLAIAAWLVVMFEVVSLTLAMVDQYPAWTVGRSNLEALTGKTCGLANDVMVEQDPNAGLLAPIGVPVGAALGAAAAQGFSPNGIPSDVSADAVMDQPGATNFADTEGDDETGDEAGTEGGTTARAGINGSRARLPFNLNPARTPVLGSWRSGTQAPADLRSAWYRLPDRGSRGPLLVVSAAGRFDPGDMVVQWATDDGGADPDPGGSVGFGDVGASPAWRNLRVPLDAIPAEATRIRLVANDDDLSPEHWIALTPPRIPELRSLQDVVGSQDPVLLDWLVGLAFPCQRPFDHRDGVVEVPKWRIMPDRFGAEANSPVMDYLGGGPLGITELLLRPATLPTYLKDDWFRDWGALQQLTPFYRDAVPARLDLGSTTRSGLWSPAPLRH